A section of the Leptospira kobayashii genome encodes:
- a CDS encoding helix-turn-helix domain-containing protein, protein MNWRHRISLSLFALSSVSCGDLGPSGELDQNISNQVEYRYDGQLSLKSCSLDSIEELKHVEWHKNLGSSVRSRRNPRGNWLRFTLSNPSELLWKRTILVQWINIPVAELCSESRKGETEDSFSGYSTESGLFGLLSPYPHFNIDLLPKETRTFYLRIESNEDLNYPIRLMSGTGYYWFKRFRWTGFIFLFIMMAVFLVWAGINFRKKQRFVYVGLGIHYTLFTLLVYFIHGKEFADVFGNENNLFRHAYFILLCLNHFSFSTYLLLWDRFQSGSLIHSKTFWVTSLSGLVYLLVPVSQFWYEHRILLLSFVFGWMIFYFVKSHFSLIISNHRGKLGYVTAWGIFLFFFFLMTLFHFDFYPYHFFTNFGAIFYLPFFTSFAFIQVDKMETDTLHTVKKSNLTQIDVFQVTSDLKEMLENDKIFLSEDCNEEQVAQSLGIGYHQLSELVNSEFKMNFPSLLNYYRVLESKQLLLQDKGKNISDIGREAGFGSRSAFYLEFKKQTGINPNEYRKQELGQKTKVKRIN, encoded by the coding sequence ATGAATTGGCGACACAGGATCTCTCTTTCCTTGTTTGCGCTCTCTTCCGTGAGCTGTGGAGATTTGGGACCGAGCGGCGAATTGGACCAAAACATATCCAACCAAGTTGAATATCGTTACGACGGCCAGCTGAGTCTTAAGTCCTGTTCTTTGGATTCGATCGAAGAATTGAAGCACGTTGAGTGGCACAAGAACTTGGGAAGTTCCGTCCGTTCCAGAAGAAATCCCAGAGGAAATTGGCTTCGTTTTACCTTATCAAATCCTTCCGAATTGCTTTGGAAAAGAACCATTCTGGTACAATGGATCAATATCCCAGTCGCTGAACTTTGCTCCGAATCAAGAAAAGGAGAAACGGAGGATTCCTTCAGCGGGTATTCCACCGAGTCGGGCCTTTTCGGATTATTATCACCTTATCCTCATTTCAATATTGATCTTTTACCGAAAGAAACCAGGACATTCTATCTACGAATTGAATCGAATGAAGACCTGAATTATCCGATTCGGTTGATGTCGGGGACAGGTTATTATTGGTTTAAACGGTTCCGTTGGACCGGTTTTATATTTTTGTTCATTATGATGGCTGTCTTTCTCGTTTGGGCAGGGATTAATTTTCGCAAAAAACAAAGATTCGTTTATGTCGGTTTAGGCATTCATTATACTTTATTCACTCTACTTGTTTATTTCATTCACGGCAAGGAGTTTGCCGATGTTTTCGGAAATGAGAACAATCTGTTTCGTCATGCATATTTCATTTTGCTTTGCCTGAACCATTTTTCATTTTCCACCTATTTGTTGTTATGGGATAGATTTCAGTCCGGAAGTTTGATACATTCCAAAACATTTTGGGTCACTTCTTTGTCAGGATTGGTTTATCTGCTGGTTCCTGTTTCCCAGTTTTGGTACGAGCATCGTATCTTATTATTATCTTTTGTATTCGGTTGGATGATTTTTTATTTTGTAAAAAGCCATTTTTCCCTAATTATTTCCAATCACCGGGGCAAACTGGGTTATGTAACGGCATGGGGGATATTTCTATTTTTCTTTTTTCTGATGACCCTGTTTCATTTTGATTTTTATCCTTATCATTTTTTCACAAACTTCGGCGCGATCTTTTATCTTCCTTTTTTTACGTCATTTGCTTTTATACAGGTGGATAAAATGGAAACGGATACCTTGCATACTGTTAAAAAATCTAATTTAACTCAAATAGATGTGTTTCAAGTTACTTCCGATTTGAAAGAGATGTTGGAGAACGATAAGATTTTTCTTTCGGAAGATTGCAATGAAGAACAAGTAGCCCAGTCTCTGGGAATCGGATATCACCAGTTAAGCGAACTTGTGAATTCGGAATTTAAAATGAATTTTCCGTCTCTGTTGAATTATTACAGAGTTTTGGAGTCAAAACAATTATTATTACAAGATAAAGGTAAGAATATTTCGGATATAGGGAGAGAGGCTGGGTTTGGATCTCGGTCTGCTTTTTATTTGGAGTTTAAAAAACAAACCGGTATCAATCCAAATGAATACCGCAAACAAGAATTAGGGCAAAAGACGAAAGTTAAGCGAATTAATTAA
- a CDS encoding SulP family inorganic anion transporter, translating to MTSTSIPDDGLQGLKKNWKSDLISGFIIFLIALPLCLGISLASGAPPMAGLFSGIVGGLIVSLFSGSYVTINGPAAGLIAVVLHSITVLGGGDNRLGFEYTLAVIVIAGAIQIVLGLLRAGNLTVFFPISVVHGMMSAIGIIIISKQFYVALGITPVAKTISGLILEMPFSLSKINPEVAIIGISTILVLVLLGRTKNAFVKKLPAPLIAVVIGVILGIVFDLEDEHSYSLMDQIYKIGPTSLVTLPAHITDGIIHPNFDKIGTGVFWLMVVTIGLIASIESLLTASAIDKVDPYRRRSNMNKELVAKGIGNFFLGWIGGLPIIAEVVRSSANINNGAKTRWSNFFHGAFLLVFIVLLPGLIHKIPLASLAGVLIMVGVRLASPAEFIHAYKKGWDQIVVFLVTVFFTVFEDLLVGVGAGIVTKLIIQLILGVPLRNMFISDVEIEEKKDSYTLHIRKALIFSNMLSVKRTLNKLPRGKSIEIKCESLKFAGYSALDFLNDFKNDYESDGGKVIISGVDDLKPISNHPQASRRLV from the coding sequence ATGACAAGTACATCTATACCTGATGATGGTCTACAAGGTTTAAAGAAAAACTGGAAATCGGATTTAATATCCGGATTCATTATTTTTTTAATCGCATTGCCGCTCTGTTTGGGAATCTCTCTTGCTTCCGGAGCTCCTCCGATGGCAGGACTTTTTTCCGGAATCGTAGGGGGACTTATCGTGTCTCTCTTCAGTGGTTCTTATGTTACGATCAACGGACCTGCAGCAGGTCTCATTGCCGTTGTTCTTCATTCCATTACCGTGCTCGGTGGTGGCGATAACCGATTGGGATTCGAATACACTCTTGCGGTAATTGTAATCGCCGGAGCTATTCAGATTGTTCTGGGGCTCTTACGAGCAGGGAACCTAACGGTTTTCTTTCCTATCTCCGTTGTTCACGGGATGATGTCCGCTATCGGTATCATCATCATATCCAAGCAGTTCTATGTTGCTTTGGGAATTACTCCTGTAGCAAAAACGATCAGCGGATTGATTTTGGAAATGCCATTCAGCCTTAGTAAAATCAATCCGGAAGTTGCGATCATCGGGATTTCGACGATTTTGGTTTTGGTCTTACTCGGTAGAACCAAAAATGCCTTCGTTAAAAAACTTCCCGCTCCTCTGATTGCGGTGGTGATCGGAGTGATCCTCGGGATTGTATTCGATTTGGAAGACGAACATTCGTATTCTCTTATGGATCAAATCTACAAAATCGGTCCTACTAGTCTCGTGACACTTCCTGCACATATCACAGACGGAATCATCCACCCTAACTTTGATAAGATCGGAACCGGAGTTTTCTGGCTGATGGTAGTTACGATCGGACTCATTGCAAGTATCGAATCCCTTCTTACCGCATCCGCCATCGATAAAGTGGATCCTTACAGAAGACGTTCCAATATGAACAAAGAATTGGTGGCGAAAGGTATCGGTAACTTTTTTCTAGGATGGATCGGTGGATTGCCGATCATTGCGGAAGTTGTCAGATCATCAGCTAACATTAATAATGGTGCAAAAACAAGATGGTCCAACTTTTTCCACGGTGCATTTTTGTTAGTGTTTATCGTTTTGCTTCCCGGGCTGATTCATAAGATTCCTTTGGCATCTCTTGCAGGGGTTTTGATTATGGTAGGAGTAAGACTTGCTTCACCGGCGGAGTTCATTCATGCCTATAAGAAAGGTTGGGATCAAATCGTTGTGTTCCTTGTAACGGTTTTCTTTACTGTTTTTGAAGATTTGCTCGTCGGTGTGGGTGCCGGTATCGTAACGAAACTGATCATCCAACTGATATTAGGTGTTCCTTTACGCAATATGTTCATTTCCGATGTGGAAATAGAAGAAAAGAAAGACTCTTATACTTTGCATATTCGCAAAGCATTGATCTTTTCAAACATGTTGAGTGTAAAAAGAACCCTGAACAAACTTCCGAGAGGAAAGTCGATTGAAATCAAATGTGAGTCTTTGAAATTTGCGGGTTACTCCGCGTTGGACTTTTTGAATGATTTCAAAAACGATTATGAATCAGACGGCGGAAAAGTGATCATTTCCGGAGTGGACGATTTGAAACCGATTTCCAATCACCCTCAAGCATCGAGAAGATTGGTCTAA
- a CDS encoding TPM domain-containing protein, with protein MQNIRVSFFPFRVLTFLLSIFLFSPNLLIAKEVPKLTSHIIDETWTLTPGFEKEINDLLVQHENKTSNQVVVLLTSSLEDENLEEYSLRVAETWKLGQKGKDNGVLLFIAKDDRKLRIEVGYGLEGTLTDVLCHRIIEQEIKPSFKAGDFEEGIRNGVHKILGAIAGTYTIPPPKDYSYLGPLAFLGEMDGGGENIPITVRIFGSLFVFGILGVFTYLAANLPYFGWVLYFFLFPFWSLFPIALHGPDIGIIIFLTYAIGMGLWKLYHLLTPHGRKRMKEKESAYGGSGRSSGGGFSSGGWSSSSSGSSSFGGGGGSFGGGGSSGSW; from the coding sequence ATGCAAAACATTCGAGTATCATTTTTCCCTTTCAGAGTTCTTACTTTCCTGCTATCGATTTTCCTTTTTTCCCCGAACCTTCTGATTGCAAAAGAAGTTCCTAAACTCACCTCCCATATCATCGACGAAACCTGGACTTTAACACCCGGCTTTGAAAAAGAAATCAATGATCTTCTTGTTCAGCATGAAAATAAAACTTCGAACCAAGTTGTGGTTTTACTCACTTCTTCTTTGGAAGATGAAAATCTGGAAGAATACTCCCTTCGTGTGGCGGAGACTTGGAAACTTGGTCAGAAAGGAAAGGACAACGGTGTTTTGTTATTTATCGCCAAGGATGATAGAAAACTCAGAATCGAAGTAGGCTACGGGCTGGAAGGAACTCTAACCGATGTTTTGTGTCACCGGATCATCGAACAGGAAATCAAACCTTCTTTCAAAGCAGGTGATTTTGAAGAAGGAATCCGAAATGGTGTTCATAAAATATTAGGTGCCATTGCGGGAACTTATACGATTCCTCCTCCTAAGGATTATTCCTATTTGGGACCACTTGCGTTTTTAGGGGAGATGGACGGTGGTGGGGAAAACATTCCTATTACAGTAAGAATTTTCGGAAGTCTTTTCGTTTTTGGAATCTTGGGAGTATTCACTTATCTTGCTGCCAATCTTCCTTACTTCGGTTGGGTTCTTTATTTTTTTCTATTTCCGTTTTGGAGTCTTTTTCCCATCGCCTTACACGGACCGGATATAGGCATTATCATTTTTCTAACTTATGCAATCGGTATGGGTCTTTGGAAACTTTATCATCTGCTTACACCGCATGGTAGAAAACGAATGAAAGAAAAGGAAAGTGCATATGGCGGTTCCGGTCGGTCGTCGGGAGGTGGTTTTTCCTCGGGTGGTTGGAGCAGCAGCAGTAGTGGAAGTAGTAGTTTCGGAGGTGGCGGTGGTAGCTTCGGAGGCGGTGGAAGTTCGGGAAGCTGGTAA
- a CDS encoding TolC family protein — MNLFSFRKSIYIGISFFGFVSLQGEAVTLASLWKDALRGNPDLAFSKAELDKAVFQYERSYAGYLPTLTAQASARQLTNNFSGSGTLVDPNVTANQSQGSSTSSTGTQSGSSSTGASNRYSVGLTASQNLFAGFKDKSSVDQAEALVQAAKQTLEDTKIRISYELRNAYAQVLYAKSLASLSTEILERRQRNRNLVKLRYEGGREHKGSYLMSEAATKQAEFELEQSKRTEAINFAELKRILSVEDDKKYQLDGNLVTPSIPKLENWEEFVAGHPQLMAEQAKVRAALAGVSVAEGKFYPDISMSATITRQDDVWLPKPKTYSFGLNFSYPIFNGGRDYYDVKIARTEHEKSVHQRDSKRNSLTYSLQQSYQNLRNAIDNVEVLENYFQAAETRAKIARSQYSNGLLNFENWDIIENDLINREKNLLTGKREAELANATWLRNIGKSISNE, encoded by the coding sequence GTGAATCTTTTCTCATTTCGAAAATCGATATATATTGGCATTTCTTTCTTCGGCTTTGTTTCTCTACAAGGGGAAGCAGTCACGCTTGCATCTCTTTGGAAAGATGCTTTACGCGGGAATCCCGATTTGGCTTTTTCCAAAGCGGAGTTGGACAAAGCGGTCTTTCAATATGAAAGAAGTTATGCAGGGTACTTGCCTACACTTACGGCACAGGCATCCGCAAGACAATTGACAAACAACTTCAGCGGCTCGGGAACTTTGGTCGATCCGAATGTCACCGCAAATCAATCCCAAGGAAGTTCTACAAGCAGTACGGGAACCCAGTCGGGAAGTAGTTCCACAGGGGCATCAAACAGATATTCGGTGGGACTTACTGCCAGCCAAAATCTTTTTGCCGGGTTTAAGGATAAAAGTTCCGTCGATCAGGCAGAGGCACTCGTGCAAGCCGCAAAACAGACATTAGAAGACACAAAAATCAGAATCTCGTATGAATTGAGAAATGCATACGCGCAAGTTTTGTATGCGAAAAGTTTGGCCTCTTTGAGTACCGAAATTCTGGAACGTCGTCAAAGAAACCGCAACTTGGTCAAACTTCGTTACGAAGGCGGAAGAGAACACAAAGGATCTTATCTGATGAGTGAGGCTGCGACAAAACAGGCGGAATTCGAATTGGAACAATCCAAAAGAACCGAAGCCATCAATTTTGCCGAATTAAAACGTATTCTTTCCGTTGAAGACGATAAGAAATACCAGTTAGACGGAAATCTGGTTACCCCTTCCATACCTAAACTGGAAAATTGGGAAGAGTTTGTCGCAGGTCATCCTCAATTGATGGCGGAACAGGCCAAGGTAAGAGCGGCACTTGCGGGAGTGTCCGTGGCGGAAGGTAAATTTTATCCTGATATCAGTATGAGCGCAACAATCACCCGCCAAGACGATGTTTGGTTGCCGAAACCGAAAACCTATTCCTTCGGGTTGAATTTCAGTTATCCCATATTCAATGGCGGAAGGGATTATTATGATGTGAAGATTGCCAGAACGGAACACGAAAAGTCCGTTCATCAAAGAGATAGCAAAAGAAATTCACTTACATATTCTTTGCAGCAGTCCTATCAAAATCTAAGGAATGCGATCGATAATGTGGAAGTATTGGAAAACTATTTTCAAGCTGCCGAGACTCGTGCAAAGATCGCACGTTCGCAGTATTCGAACGGACTGCTCAATTTTGAAAACTGGGATATCATTGAAAATGATTTGATCAATCGGGAGAAGAACTTACTCACCGGCAAACGGGAAGCAGAGCTTGCCAATGCAACCTGGCTTCGTAATATTGGTAAGAGTATTTCCAATGAATAA